In one bacterium genomic region, the following are encoded:
- a CDS encoding Stp1/IreP family PP2C-type Ser/Thr phosphatase encodes MQKGVYKTLRVEHCELGSYMNKVKESTSTDSVELRPINVTSAVASDIGRVRNENQDSYGANQTEFYNLFVVADGMGGVEGGAIASKLAIKTFIESLHEHVSEDELRESLKRANQAVFIRGQEDEQLAGMGTTFVAMCFTVHETYLLHVGDSRAYRFRQGALEQLTRDHTLVQELVDSGALRPEQVENHPVSHMLTRSLGPSQSVEPDCKRLSDYSRSGDRYLLCSDGLYNHVRDGEIAEILSSKRDSEAVKTLVALANERGGTDNITVLIVSVCDGAQNGHQDQRIPISESGGVSEQTNSSTFVGKHVRSPLSTEKLLFFSVLALGMVSLLFLIIPFFMKSDLAIRPGTAHLAQSLSDSIETISEDQKIAPSRFEAAITAAEGIDLLQARESSLREQKEDTVRYIEFFEHDQLKQKEQLNRENNRRENKELDRVRIQIERATRKLAVWHQRKKDSEGKGALAVAIEVAAVSDAVRSLKLQFDQITWKYLRKMEALRYEPDNIELKEQLLELQQEREQALLTLSAGIRDTIKEEGSKTEAEVAELIIRKDALLARLTRNIREREILTVLIDGSASERKALREELEAELRVIESEQAQLKPMNVSF; translated from the coding sequence GTGCAGAAGGGAGTGTACAAGACCCTTAGGGTTGAGCACTGTGAACTTGGTTCATACATGAATAAAGTCAAAGAAAGTACAAGTACAGATTCTGTGGAGCTGCGACCCATCAATGTGACGTCTGCAGTTGCCTCCGATATCGGAAGGGTACGTAACGAGAACCAAGATTCTTATGGAGCAAATCAGACAGAATTCTACAACCTTTTTGTTGTAGCTGATGGAATGGGTGGCGTTGAAGGGGGAGCGATAGCATCAAAGCTTGCTATTAAGACGTTCATTGAATCGCTTCATGAGCATGTTTCTGAAGATGAGCTGAGAGAGTCCTTAAAGAGAGCCAATCAAGCCGTATTTATACGTGGGCAAGAAGATGAGCAACTTGCAGGGATGGGGACAACTTTTGTTGCTATGTGTTTTACGGTTCATGAGACCTATCTCCTCCATGTTGGAGACTCTCGGGCCTATCGTTTTCGTCAAGGAGCCTTAGAGCAGTTGACTCGAGATCATACTCTCGTTCAGGAATTGGTAGATTCAGGCGCACTTCGACCAGAGCAGGTAGAGAATCATCCAGTTTCACATATGTTGACCCGATCTCTTGGCCCAAGTCAGAGTGTAGAACCAGATTGTAAGAGGTTATCTGATTATTCGAGAAGTGGGGATAGGTACCTTCTTTGTTCTGATGGTCTCTATAATCATGTGCGTGACGGTGAGATCGCCGAGATATTAAGTTCGAAGAGGGATAGCGAGGCGGTAAAAACTCTTGTTGCTCTGGCAAATGAGCGCGGTGGAACGGATAATATTACCGTTCTCATAGTTTCTGTATGTGATGGCGCACAAAATGGACACCAAGATCAGCGCATTCCGATCTCTGAATCAGGAGGAGTATCAGAGCAAACCAACTCAAGCACGTTTGTTGGTAAGCATGTTCGATCTCCACTCTCAACGGAAAAGCTCCTCTTCTTTTCTGTGTTAGCCCTCGGTATGGTGAGTTTACTTTTCCTTATTATTCCCTTCTTTATGAAGTCGGATCTGGCTATTCGTCCTGGCACGGCGCATCTCGCTCAGTCCCTTTCCGATTCCATAGAAACCATTTCTGAGGATCAGAAGATTGCACCATCTCGTTTTGAAGCCGCGATAACAGCAGCTGAGGGAATCGATCTTCTTCAAGCACGCGAGTCCAGTCTAAGGGAACAGAAAGAGGATACTGTACGATACATAGAGTTTTTTGAGCATGATCAACTAAAGCAAAAAGAGCAGCTCAACAGGGAAAATAATCGAAGAGAAAATAAAGAACTTGATAGGGTTCGCATTCAGATAGAAAGAGCGACTAGGAAATTGGCAGTATGGCATCAGCGTAAGAAAGATAGCGAAGGGAAGGGAGCCTTAGCTGTTGCGATAGAGGTTGCTGCCGTTTCGGATGCAGTACGAAGTCTTAAGCTTCAGTTTGACCAGATTACATGGAAATACCTTCGCAAAATGGAAGCTCTACGTTATGAGCCTGATAACATTGAGCTCAAAGAGCAGCTTTTGGAGCTCCAGCAAGAGCGAGAACAAGCTCTGCTTACTCTCAGTGCCGGTATTCGTGACACCATAAAGGAAGAGGGCTCTAAGACTGAAGCAGAGGTCGCAGAGCTCATCATAAGAAAAGATGCGCTGCTTGCTCGTTTGACCCGTAATATTCGGGAAAGAGAGATTCTCACCGTTCTTATTGACGGGTCAGCCTCTGAGAGGAAGGCATTGCGTGAGGAGTTAGAGGCAGAATTGAGAGTCATTGAGAGTGAGCAAGCCCAACTGAAACCTATGAATGTTTCCTTCTAG
- the purD gene encoding phosphoribosylamine--glycine ligase, with protein MKILIVGSGGREHALGWRIAQDTSGPHQIFFISGNPGTANIGENINIPESDIAAICEFAGKEAIDCTIIGPEVPLRDGIVDEFRKRELPVFGPTRLAAEIETSKKFAKEVMTSAGVPTAHYVFCTNEAEALSALPTFGPTFVLKADGLAAGKGVVVTESKSEAEEAIREHFKNQKGAEGILLEEFLDGVEVSFIVMTDGSRTVAFPTASDYKRIYDGDRGPNTGGMGTVSPSPNIESGREQEIVESIIKPVLVELERRERKFTGFLYAGLMVSPSGELRVVEFNARMGDPEAQVLLRRFSGDLTETLYGLATGGVIDAMPSISSDSAVCVVMASEGYPLTSARGDQIIGIDEAEALGNIVVFHAGTALEKSAVVTNGGRVLGVSAIGETRTEARLKAYHAVERISFSGQQYRLDIGLAKG; from the coding sequence ATGAAAATTCTAATTGTAGGGAGTGGCGGGCGAGAACATGCGCTCGGATGGAGAATTGCTCAAGATACATCTGGGCCACATCAAATATTTTTTATCTCTGGTAATCCTGGAACAGCTAATATCGGCGAAAATATAAATATCCCTGAATCAGACATAGCGGCTATATGTGAGTTTGCGGGAAAAGAGGCTATTGATTGTACGATAATTGGCCCAGAGGTTCCGCTGCGTGATGGTATTGTTGATGAATTTCGAAAGCGAGAACTGCCAGTCTTTGGGCCGACACGCCTAGCAGCTGAGATAGAAACTTCTAAAAAGTTTGCAAAAGAAGTTATGACCTCTGCTGGTGTGCCCACTGCTCACTATGTGTTCTGTACAAATGAAGCGGAAGCGCTTTCGGCGTTACCAACATTTGGACCGACTTTTGTTCTCAAGGCTGATGGTCTGGCTGCTGGCAAGGGAGTAGTTGTTACAGAGAGTAAATCAGAGGCTGAAGAGGCGATTAGAGAACATTTTAAAAATCAAAAAGGAGCCGAAGGAATTCTACTTGAGGAGTTTCTCGACGGAGTGGAAGTTTCTTTTATTGTCATGACTGATGGCAGTCGAACGGTTGCATTTCCAACTGCAAGCGACTACAAGCGGATTTATGACGGTGATCGCGGCCCGAATACCGGCGGAATGGGAACCGTTTCGCCATCACCAAATATTGAGTCAGGAAGAGAGCAGGAGATTGTTGAGAGTATCATTAAGCCAGTGCTCGTCGAATTAGAGAGACGTGAAAGAAAATTTACCGGATTTCTCTATGCAGGATTAATGGTATCTCCGTCTGGAGAACTTCGCGTTGTTGAGTTTAATGCCAGAATGGGGGATCCAGAGGCACAGGTTTTGCTCAGGAGGTTTTCAGGAGATCTTACGGAAACCTTGTATGGACTGGCTACAGGAGGAGTGATTGATGCTATGCCGAGCATAAGCTCTGATTCTGCTGTTTGTGTCGTGATGGCATCTGAGGGATATCCGCTCACTTCTGCGAGAGGCGATCAAATCATCGGTATTGATGAGGCAGAGGCTTTGGGGAACATAGTGGTATTTCACGCGGGAACAGCTCTGGAAAAATCTGCCGTAGTGACAAATGGTGGTCGGGTGCTTGGCGTAAGCGCGATAGGAGAGACCCGAACAGAAGCGAGACTAAAGGCGTACCATGCTGTCGAACGGATATCTTTCTCAGGCCAGCAGTATCGGTTAGATATCGGATTGGCAAAAGGATAG
- a CDS encoding alcohol dehydrogenase encodes MKMKALYFSEHGDSTKVQYGEVELPILRAGWSRIKVEAVALNHLDIWIRRGWKGLHLPLPHVTGADVCGIVVAQEGSTHSISAGDRVAVYPGILPASDEFTCRGEPSVSPNYQVLGEHIWGGLAEYVDVPTENLLKVDLNRAAEKIAAPNLVVTTVWRMLFARAALQRGESVLVVGSGGGVNSLTIQICKALGCEVYVVAGGLEKSNRARSLGAADVIDYTLTEDWHKTLMKLTKGRGVDLVVDNVGANTLTKSLKSVRRGGRIVTVGNTSGYQLSLDNRLIFGKQISIIGSTMGSREDWKDGLQFLLDQDIEVVIDGVYPLAEGREQLQRMERGEHFGKIVLKP; translated from the coding sequence ATGAAAATGAAGGCACTCTATTTTTCCGAGCATGGTGATAGTACGAAGGTTCAATACGGTGAAGTGGAACTTCCTATTCTCAGAGCAGGCTGGTCTCGTATTAAAGTCGAGGCTGTTGCTCTGAATCATCTCGATATCTGGATTCGGCGTGGTTGGAAGGGGTTACATTTACCTTTACCACATGTAACTGGTGCCGATGTGTGTGGGATCGTAGTTGCTCAGGAAGGCAGTACTCATTCGATATCAGCAGGTGATCGTGTCGCGGTCTATCCAGGCATTCTCCCCGCCTCTGATGAATTTACCTGCCGAGGAGAGCCCTCTGTTAGTCCTAATTATCAGGTTTTGGGCGAGCATATTTGGGGTGGATTGGCTGAGTACGTAGATGTGCCAACAGAGAATCTCTTAAAAGTAGATTTGAATCGGGCAGCAGAAAAAATTGCAGCCCCAAACTTAGTCGTGACCACTGTATGGCGGATGCTTTTTGCGAGAGCGGCTTTACAGAGGGGAGAAAGTGTTCTCGTTGTAGGAAGTGGAGGAGGAGTTAATTCTCTTACGATACAGATCTGTAAAGCGTTGGGGTGTGAGGTATATGTAGTTGCAGGAGGTTTGGAGAAATCAAATCGCGCACGATCACTGGGAGCAGCTGACGTAATTGATTATACCCTGACAGAGGACTGGCATAAGACACTGATGAAGTTGACCAAGGGAAGAGGGGTTGATCTTGTAGTCGATAATGTAGGAGCCAATACTCTAACAAAAAGTCTAAAAAGTGTCCGTAGGGGCGGTAGAATAGTCACTGTTGGAAATACATCTGGCTATCAGCTATCGCTCGATAATCGACTCATATTCGGAAAACAGATATCGATTATTGGATCGACGATGGGAAGTCGTGAAGATTGGAAGGATGGTTTGCAGTTTCTACTCGATCAAGATATTGAAGTTGTCATTGATGGAGTCTATCCCTTGGCAGAGGGAAGAGAACAGTTACAAAGGATGGAGAGAGGCGAGCATTTCGGTAAAATTGTGTTGAAACCGTAG
- the purH gene encoding bifunctional phosphoribosylaminoimidazolecarboxamide formyltransferase/IMP cyclohydrolase PurH produces the protein MEKFALISVSDREGILEFAQGLSELGYSLLTTSGTQRYLSEQGIPTCSIAEYTGQKEILGGRVKTLHPKIHAGILAQRSDAQHLAELSSQGIPLIDVVAVNLYPFEEQLQQRGEKSLPELIEYIDIGGPTMIRAAAKNCESVYAVIEPHDYSAVLEALRSSEANKTTAPDLFDLRLQLSQKVFTRLAHYNLEIAKYLSEESESLSEREYVAGGRQRSFGQVWRQAQSLRYGENPHQSARLFRSVSAPVTGWRQIGGKELSYNNILDADAGYRLTRSLYSQRERFGSGEVVSIMKHLTPCGVSVASTQEEALTRAKASDPRSHFGGIIGFASELTAPAAEAIAEDFAEIVIAPSFSDEARAVLSRKSNLRLLECDYSMPIASELRSTLFGYLEQSPDLSGCSVRDGEIMSGSLEDPSLLQELELAWAVVAHVKSNAIVLFQGQQLIGSGAGQTSRIDSVEVALYKAKEHKHRIQGAVAASDAFFPFPDSLERLAAEGVTAVVTPSGSKKDPEVVEVARQLGMTLIFTPERHFRH, from the coding sequence ATGGAAAAGTTTGCGCTCATCAGTGTCTCGGATCGAGAAGGAATTCTTGAGTTTGCTCAAGGACTTTCCGAACTTGGATATTCTTTGTTAACTACCTCTGGTACTCAGAGATATCTATCAGAGCAGGGCATTCCGACCTGCTCTATAGCAGAATATACCGGACAGAAGGAGATCCTCGGTGGACGAGTAAAGACGCTTCATCCAAAAATTCATGCTGGAATTCTCGCGCAGCGGTCTGATGCACAACATTTAGCAGAGCTCAGCTCTCAAGGAATTCCGCTTATTGATGTGGTGGCCGTTAATCTCTATCCATTTGAAGAGCAGTTACAGCAGAGAGGTGAAAAATCACTCCCAGAGTTAATTGAATATATTGATATTGGCGGCCCGACTATGATTCGAGCTGCGGCAAAGAATTGTGAGTCTGTGTATGCCGTTATAGAGCCGCATGACTACAGTGCCGTGCTTGAGGCATTGAGAAGTAGTGAGGCAAATAAAACTACTGCACCTGACTTGTTTGATTTGCGATTACAGCTCTCACAAAAGGTATTTACGCGACTAGCCCACTATAATTTGGAGATTGCTAAATATTTATCCGAAGAATCTGAAAGCTTGAGTGAACGTGAATATGTAGCGGGAGGACGACAACGCTCTTTTGGACAGGTCTGGCGTCAAGCCCAGTCATTGAGATATGGAGAGAATCCTCATCAGTCAGCTCGTCTCTTTCGGTCAGTATCTGCTCCCGTAACGGGATGGCGTCAGATTGGGGGTAAGGAACTCTCATATAACAACATCTTAGATGCAGATGCTGGATATAGACTTACAAGGAGCTTGTATTCGCAAAGAGAACGTTTTGGATCAGGAGAGGTAGTAAGTATCATGAAACACCTCACGCCGTGCGGCGTCTCTGTTGCGTCTACCCAGGAAGAGGCACTGACGAGAGCGAAGGCAAGTGATCCTCGAAGTCACTTTGGGGGTATTATTGGATTTGCCTCAGAACTTACCGCACCTGCAGCAGAGGCTATTGCAGAGGATTTTGCAGAGATTGTGATTGCACCGAGTTTCTCAGATGAGGCAAGAGCAGTTCTTTCGAGAAAGTCGAATCTTCGATTATTAGAATGTGACTATTCAATGCCTATCGCTTCAGAGCTACGCTCTACTTTATTTGGTTATCTTGAGCAGAGTCCTGACCTCTCAGGATGTTCGGTCCGTGACGGAGAGATCATGAGTGGTAGTCTCGAGGATCCTTCTCTATTACAGGAACTTGAACTGGCATGGGCGGTGGTTGCACATGTAAAGTCCAACGCCATAGTGTTGTTTCAAGGTCAGCAACTTATTGGAAGTGGCGCTGGTCAGACGAGTCGTATTGATTCGGTCGAAGTTGCGCTCTACAAAGCAAAGGAGCACAAGCATAGGATTCAGGGCGCAGTAGCTGCCTCGGATGCCTTTTTCCCATTCCCAGATAGTCTGGAGAGGTTGGCTGCTGAAGGGGTAACGGCAGTAGTTACTCCAAGTGGCTCAAAGAAGGATCCAGAAGTTGTTGAAGTAGCGCGGCAGCTCGGTATGACTTTAATTTTCACTCCAGAAAGGCACTTTCGGCACTAA